In Bombus pyrosoma isolate SC7728 linkage group LG2, ASM1482585v1, whole genome shotgun sequence, a genomic segment contains:
- the LOC122577767 gene encoding membrane-associated progesterone receptor component 1-like: MAEKNDSPGSTSTSTGHESQQLLSGFIAEIVKSPINLLLVGVIAFLVYKIVKSKTKVEEPVKEIKKLPKIRRDFTLEELKKYNGTGPDGRILIAINGSVYDCTRGAHFYGPGAPYEVFGGKDISRALAKFSLETSQEYDDLSDLKTAEMESINEWNEQFKEKYDYVGKLLKPGEAPTNYSDEEDEGSQLENEAKSKND; this comes from the exons ATGGCGGAAAAGAATGACTCGCCGGGTTCCACTTCAACTTCTACAGGGCACGAAAGTCAACAACTACTTTCAGGTTTCATAGCTGAAATCGTAAAGAGTCCAATAAATCTCCTTTTAGTAGGCGTGATCGCCTTTTTGGTTTACAAAATAGTTAAAAGCAAGACGAAGGTCGAAGAGCCCGTAAAAGAGATAAAGAAACTGCCAAAAATACGACGTGATTTTACACTCGAAGAGTTGAAGAAATATAATGGTACGGGACCAGATGGACGAATATTAATTGCTATAAATGGTAGTGTTTACGATTGTACTCGTGGTGCCCACTTTTATGGTCCTG gtGCTCCATATGAAGTATTTGGTGGGAAAGATATTAGCAGAGCCTTagcaaaattttcattggaaacATCGCAGGAATATGATGACCTAAGCGATTTGAAAACTGCAGAAATGGAGTCTATAAACGAGTGGAATGAACAATTTAAAG aaaaatatgattatgtGGGAAAATTGTTGAAACCTGGTGAAGCACCTACAAATTATTCAGATGAGGAAGATGAAGGTAGTCAACTAGAGAATGAAGCAAAATCCAAAAATGATTGA